In Candidatus Eisenbacteria bacterium, one genomic interval encodes:
- a CDS encoding NAD(P)/FAD-dependent oxidoreductase produces the protein MSDLLVIGGGPAGVSAALWAHALDLDVQVIEQAAVSGGQLRRIHFEPPQLSTAVDGAGEVLANRARDRLAERGVPMRLRARALRLCEPVLGVELDSGAIELARAIVIATGLRARPLDAIGAERWMGHGVSDSATRDRERFAGRSMVVVGGGDAAYENALILSDSGCEVLIAQRAATRARARFVARVAQDPRIRVREHVTVLEVLGDTEVSGVRLKRSDGAVESHSCSGVVVKLGQVPNTEWCRDALRLDREGFVRVAAGGRTSRQGVWAAGDVVRPALLAIPVAEAGGAVAARQVFDWFEAGSRHDSWPELAGPG, from the coding sequence ATGAGCGACCTGCTCGTGATCGGCGGCGGCCCGGCGGGAGTTTCGGCCGCGCTGTGGGCGCATGCGCTCGACCTGGACGTTCAAGTGATCGAGCAAGCGGCGGTGTCGGGAGGCCAGCTGCGGCGCATTCACTTCGAACCGCCGCAGCTCTCGACCGCGGTGGACGGTGCGGGAGAGGTGCTCGCGAACCGCGCCCGGGACCGGCTCGCCGAGCGAGGCGTTCCGATGCGGCTGCGCGCGCGTGCGCTGCGGCTGTGCGAACCGGTGCTCGGAGTCGAGCTCGACTCGGGAGCGATCGAGCTCGCTCGCGCGATCGTGATCGCGACCGGCTTGCGTGCCCGCCCCCTCGATGCGATCGGCGCCGAGCGATGGATGGGGCACGGTGTCTCCGATTCGGCCACGCGCGATCGTGAGCGCTTCGCCGGTCGTTCGATGGTGGTGGTGGGTGGCGGCGATGCGGCCTACGAAAACGCGCTGATCCTGAGCGATTCGGGCTGCGAGGTGTTGATCGCGCAACGCGCCGCGACACGCGCCCGTGCGCGATTCGTGGCTCGCGTCGCGCAGGATCCGCGCATTCGGGTGCGCGAGCACGTGACCGTGCTGGAGGTGCTCGGCGACACCGAGGTCTCGGGCGTGCGGCTCAAGCGCTCCGACGGCGCGGTCGAGTCGCACTCGTGCTCGGGCGTGGTGGTCAAGCTCGGGCAGGTTCCGAACACCGAATGGTGCCGCGATGCGCTGAGGCTCGACCGGGAGGGGTTCGTGCGAGTCGCCGCCGGCGGGCGCACCTCTCGCCAGGGAGTGTGGGCCGCCGGCGATGTCGTGCGCCCGGCGCTGCTCGCGATCCCGGTTGCGGAGGCCGGTGGTGCCGTCGCGGCCCGCCAGGTTTTCGACTGGTTCGAGGCCGGGTCCCGACACGACTCATGGCCGGAACTGGCCGGCCCCGGATGA